A part of Deltaproteobacteria bacterium genomic DNA contains:
- the cmr1 gene encoding type III-B CRISPR module RAMP protein Cmr1 encodes METINCELEVLTPMFLGGALRENCELRTQSIKGALRFWYRALLGEKELKKEMELFGSSSESIGASKIRISIKNKMLDFSNITNDEDRRLPEGLGRKIRDQMNPIAYLAYGPIENLPTGQIKKSGKPVKKLMFGRNYIKPGSNFELEVKLLTESLDFIEDFYKVLWLWLNFGGLGSRSRNGLGSLQSRNSNLFSDFEWSRKQNIREILKNIINNKTDMPYSKRFSYLCNNTKLWRSKNLYSSWEECLWNLGLNYYSWRSSLSGKGGRKVIGLPLGEEDGRRRASSYFFKVFKEENRYGFRVLFMPAKFLDFEDEYLKKNNKIFQQMILKNTIMEV; translated from the coding sequence ATGGAAACGATAAATTGTGAATTAGAAGTGCTGACACCCATGTTTCTTGGCGGTGCATTGCGAGAGAATTGTGAACTTAGAACTCAGAGCATAAAAGGCGCATTGCGTTTCTGGTATCGAGCTTTATTAGGGGAAAAGGAACTCAAAAAAGAAATGGAACTTTTTGGATCAAGTAGTGAGAGCATTGGGGCAAGTAAGATTAGGATTTCAATAAAAAATAAAATGCTTGATTTTTCAAATATAACTAATGATGAAGATAGAAGATTACCGGAAGGATTGGGTAGAAAAATAAGAGATCAAATGAACCCCATAGCTTATTTGGCTTATGGGCCAATTGAGAACTTGCCAACTGGGCAGATTAAGAAAAGTGGCAAGCCAGTTAAAAAGCTGATGTTTGGTAGAAATTATATAAAACCTGGGAGCAATTTTGAACTTGAGGTTAAACTACTTACAGAAAGCTTAGATTTCATTGAAGATTTTTATAAGGTGTTATGGTTATGGTTAAACTTTGGCGGGTTGGGAAGTCGGTCAAGAAATGGCCTTGGTTCATTACAGTCCAGGAATAGCAATTTGTTTTCAGATTTTGAATGGAGTAGGAAGCAAAATATTCGAGAAATTCTTAAAAATATTATCAATAATAAGACTGATATGCCGTATTCAAAGAGATTTTCTTACCTTTGCAACAACACAAAATTATGGAGGTCAAAGAATTTATACTCAAGCTGGGAAGAGTGTTTATGGAACCTTGGCCTTAACTACTATTCATGGAGAAGTTCTTTGTCTGGAAAAGGCGGAAGAAAGGTTATTGGGTTGCCCTTGGGAGAAGAAGATGGAAGGAGAAGAGCTTCTAGCTATTTTTTTAAGGTATTCAAAGAGGAAAATAGATACGGATTTAGAGTTTTATTTATGCCGGCAAAGTTTTTGGATTTTGAAGATGAGTATTTAAAGAAAAACAACAAAATCTTTCAGCAAATGATACTAAAGAATACAATAATGGAGGTCTAA